The Cytobacillus oceanisediminis genomic interval GATCACTAGAGAATCCGGAAACACCAAGCATACCGCTCTTTTTATTAAGAACGTCAAGAACTTCATCTGCATTCTTGCCCGTCTTTTCCATAATGAATGGAATAAGTGCAGGGTCAATGTTCCCTGAACGGGTACCCATTGTAACACCCGCTAACGGAGTGAATCCCATGGAAGTATCAATTGACTTTCCGCCTTCAATAGCTGTAATACTTGCTCCATTCCCTAAATGGCAGGAGATGAGGCGAAGCTGTTCAAGCGGACGGCCAAGCATTTCTGCAGCACGCTCTGATACATATTTATGTGAAGTGCCATGGAACCCATACTTGCGGATGCCATATTTTTCATAATACTCATATGGCAAGCTATATAGGAATGAGCTTTCAGGCATCGTCTGATGGAAGGCTGTATCAAATACTGCCACTGCAGGCACATTCGGAAGAACCTGCTGGAATGCCTTAATTCCCGTAATATTAGCCGGGTTGTGAAGGGGTGCAAGTTCAGAAAGTTCATCTATTTTCGCAAGCACTTCATCCGTAATGACTACAGAATCGTTGAATGCCTCACCGCCGTGTACTACACGATGGCCAATGCCATCTATTTCATCAAGAGATTTAATAATCCCAAGATTTGTTAATTTATCAAGCAGGATTTTAACCGCTACTGAATGATCAGGTATATCAGTTACTTCCTTAATTTTTTCGCCATTTACAGAAATATTGAAGACTGCGTTATCCAGCCCAATACGCTCGATTAAGCCTTTCGTAATTACTTCTTCACTCGGCATGTCAAATAATTGAAATTTTAACGAAGAACTGCCGGCATTGATTGCTATGATTTTTGCC includes:
- a CDS encoding acetate kinase produces the protein MAKIIAINAGSSSLKFQLFDMPSEEVITKGLIERIGLDNAVFNISVNGEKIKEVTDIPDHSVAVKILLDKLTNLGIIKSLDEIDGIGHRVVHGGEAFNDSVVITDEVLAKIDELSELAPLHNPANITGIKAFQQVLPNVPAVAVFDTAFHQTMPESSFLYSLPYEYYEKYGIRKYGFHGTSHKYVSERAAEMLGRPLEQLRLISCHLGNGASITAIEGGKSIDTSMGFTPLAGVTMGTRSGNIDPALIPFIMEKTGKNADEVLDVLNKKSGMLGVSGFSSDLRDIEVQAVEGNERAELALEVFANRIHKYIGSYASRMYGVDAIIFTAGIGENSDVIRDRVLQGLEFMGVYWDPALNKVRGEEAFINYPHSPVKVMIIPTNEEVMIARDVVRMSK